A segment of the Elusimicrobiota bacterium genome:
AAGGTCTTGGTCATAACTTCTCGGACTACGGGGTTGTCATCAACAATAAAGAGACGTAGTTTTTCTTGTTCATCGGAGGTTCTAGCGTAATTGACATTTCCCATATATTTCGCCTCCCGATTTGAATTTGAAAAAACAAATTTATTGAAATTCGGAAGTCGTGGTAATCATGCAAACCATGGTTTATTGCCCCATGCGTTTGGGGGATGGAGGACCCAGGAAAATACCCGGGGGAAGGATGGGGCTTAGGTCAAATACTCATTTCTGGACCATTCAATGGCATGTTGGTCCAGCTCGGCGGCTGATTTTAGATTCAGTTTTTCTTTTATTTGAGCCCGGTAGGATTCAACAGTTTTTATGCTCAAGTTTAATTCCCGCGCAATCCCGCTGATCTTGTGACCCTGTCCGAAAAGGCGGAACACCTCCAACTCACGATCACTTAATTTATCGATCGGGTGGAGAAATGGAGATTTCTTTCCTTGAATGGCATGAGTTAACAAAGCCTCGGAAAACTTTTCGCTCAGGTGAATCTTCCCGTCCATAATCCGCTTGAGGGCGGTCATTGTCAGGTCAATCGATTCTTCCTTCATGACATAGCCATTGGCTCCCGCCCGCAAGGCCCGTTCCGCGTAAACCGATTCATCAAACATCGATACCACGAGAATTTTGAGTTTGGCATGACGTTTTCTGATATTTTTTATCAACTCAATTCCATTCATTCCTTTGAGGTTGAGATCAATGATCGCGATGTCCGGTTTTAATTTCGCCAAAAGTCCCAATGCTTGCACCCCATCTCCGGCCTCACCGCAAACGGAAAATTCACGGGATTCATCTATTTTTCGCTTAAATCCTTCCCTGACCACAGAATGGTCGTCCACCAATATAACCCGCCATTTTCGGGTATGGGCGGAAGAGAGGGGAGAGGTTGTCGTCATGCGTTAACTGGTGAGCACGGGGAAGGAACAGCGCACCCGTGTACCTCCTTGTTCGTTTTTCCCGACATCAAAATATCCCCCCGCGGTGAGCACTCGATACTTCATAATCCGCAGGCCCATCCCTCTTGCTATTTCAGGATTATCCGGTAAGCCGCTTCCATCGTCATCCACCAATAGATGGACGCTGTTGTTTTCTCTAAAAACTGAGACATGAATTTTATTGGCATTGCTGTGCTTAACCGCATTGTTAATCGCTTCTTGGGTCACGCGCAGAATCGTCAATGCCACCGGACCAGAAAGGGAGGAATTCGGATATTTCCAATGAAAAGAACATTGAATTCGAGTGGAGATTTCTACGGTGTGAACCAGCTCTTTGATTGCTGATTCAAGGTCATTTTCATCTAATTCAGCGGCATAGAGGCCGCGAGCCAGATTTCGGACAACCGTCATGGCCTCTTTGATAATTCCCGAGATCCGCTCCAATTCACCAATCTTCACACCATTTTTAGAGACCAGATTGTCTTTAAGAAGGCTCAAAAGCATTCCAGCAGAGAGAAGTTTTTGGCCAAGGTTGTCATGCAGCTCCTCGCCTATGCGGCGACGTTCATTGTCTGTGGCCCGAATAACATCCTCCTCCAATTGCCTTTTTTCCGTGATATCTTCAGAAATCCCAAGAAGAAAGCGGGGCTCTCCTTTTTCATCTCGAATAGAAACTTTTTTGGTGTGAAGGATTCGAATTCCTCTCGATTTGGTGTGGATGGGTTCTTGCGGAATATCCATGACATCATGGCTCTGAAGGACTTGTCGGTCTCGGGACGTGAAATAATCAGCCTCTCGTTTTGGGAAAAAATCGTAATCGCTTTTTCCAACGAGATTGTGTCTCGACAACCCCAACAAGACTTCCCCCGCTTTATTAAAACGAATGAACTTTAGATCTTGAGCTTCCTTGACAAAGATCATGTCAGGAATGTTTTCAACAATGGAATCAAGGAACAATTGAGTGGTTTTAAGTTCCAATTCAATATTTTTCCTGTGGGTGATATTGATTAAGGTGATCTCACAAAGATCTCTTTTCTGATGAGAATCATAGCGCCAGTAACTTAATAAAGAAACTTGCTGAAGAAAATTTTTCCTGCCCACGAGGCGAATCTCTGATTCTGTTTTCATGGGGCCGACTCCTGCTCCTTCTAGATGGGCGAGGATGACCTGTTGATCGTCACGATGAACATGCTCCAGAAAGGATTGCCCGATAAGATCATGCGGTTGGGCGCCAAGAAAGTTGGCTCCCATGTAGTTTATGTCGTGGATAACGCCATTTTCGTCCAGGCTGAGGAACCCAACGGGTGCCTTGCTAACCAATGATTCATATTTTCTGCGGGTCTCTCTAGGATCGGTGGGAGAAAATTCCCTTTGCTTAAGGGACACTGTTTTTTCCATTGGCGACACACCTCCAACATAATGGGGAAGCATGGTAAAGAGAAGAGAGCGGGTGCTTACTTAAAAACGGGTTGAATTTTCCTTTGAATAATGTTGTTTGTCAATTTTTTTGATGATTATTTTAAAGGCAAGCAGTGGCCAAAATGACGATTTTTTCCATCACACGGAACGCACCGGCGACGATCGTCGATGATTTGATACCATCGATCGCCCTCCAGAAGATCTCCCCCAAAAATCCCCCCCTCCAATGAGGTGATTTGCATGCAAGAAAATATTTCGAATTCACATTCTGGCCATCGGGATCGACTCAAGGAACGGTTCCGCCAGGCCTATGGCGCCGGGATGCACGATTATGAGGTCCTCGAACTTCTTTTAACCTACGCGATCCCGCGCAAAGACGTCAAACCCATCGCCAAAAACCTGCTGTTCCAATTTAAAAGTTTGAACGAAGTTTTGGACGCTTCCACGGCGGATATTGAAGCGGTCCCGGAAATGGGGGCCCATTCAGCAACACTCATCAAGTTGGTGAAAGAAATCTGCGGCCTCTATTTGGCGAGGCGAATGGAAAATAGAGATCTGCTGAGCTCTCCTGAAAGAGTGGTGAGTTTTGCGCGTATGAAATTGGCAGGCCTTCCGCATGAAGCCTTTATGGTTATTTTCCTCAATATCCAAAATGAAATTTTGGCCCATGAAATAATCAATGAAGGAACGGTGGACCAGGTCGCCGTTTATCCCCGGAGAATTGTTGAGAAAGCCTTGGCGCATCATGCGGCAGGACTTATTGTTGTTCACAACCATCCCAGTGGTTATACCGATCCGTCCGAAGAAGACAAACGCCTCACACATTCTTTGAAGGAAGCCGCACTGCTGTTGAGCCTACGCGTTCTCGACCATATTATTGTGGGCCAAAGAGGACACTTCAGTTTTCTAGAAAGGGGTTTGATCTAAAGATCAGCGGTAAGAACGTTTCAGATATTTGATCCCGATGGCGATCACGATCAGAGGGATAATTCCAATGACAACCACACTCCAATAGAACCCGTTGATCAGTTTCTGGCCTCCCCCTTGCCGGAGAGTCTCGCGGCACAAGGAGCACAAACCCGCCCAAAGAGGCGAGGAAAAAAACCAAACCAAGCTGGAAAGGAATAGCGTTTTCAACTGGCATATTTTCTTCATTGGAAGCTAAGAGGCAGGTGATACACCATGTCCGGAAACAAAACCGCCGTGAAGAGAATGGCCAGCAACACGGGCACGACCGGCAACAACCAAGCCACGGGACGGTCGTGTTTTAAATGCATGAAATAGAGACCAATCATGAGCGTCTTGGCCAACGTGGTCCCGCCCAATAAAATCGTTCCGGCCAATTTCGGCATGTTCACAAAGGCAATGGCCACTTCCGCCAATGTTAAACCCACCAACCAAATGTAGATGAGTGTGGCGGTTTTTTTGGGAAGGACGGGAACCCTATTGTTCATAGCGCAGCTCCGCCACAACCCAACAAGGGATCAAGCATGGCCGTCGTCCCGGCCCATTTTTTAAAAGATGTGTGCGCCGAGGAGAGCATAAGCCGGGACCCAGCCTCTCCGGAGAGGGAGGTGATCCCATCACAGTTTCTGCCGGAACGACTGGGCCCCGGCTTATGCACTTGCCAACAATCACTCCACTTAAAGGCTAGGCCGGGGCGACGGCGACCTTCAAACATTTCTTCGTATAAAAACAAGATCCCACGATTCCATTTCATAGTAAACACAAAAAGGCGAAGAGGATGACCCACACCACATCAATGAAATGCCAATAGAGCCCTGAACTTTCAATACGGACATAATTTTCAGATGAAAAAGAATCGGCTTTGGTTTTTTTCCACAAATAAACCATCAGAATAACTCCGGATAAAACATGAAGGCCATGAAATCCCGTCAACAAGTAATAACAAGACCCGAAAAGATCTGATGAGATAGTGAACCCCTGATGAATCATGTGAAGATAATCGAACACCTTGATCACAAGAAACAACATTCCCAGAAGAGCGGTGAATAAAAGTTGTCGCGCCGCTCCCTTTGAATCATTTTGCTCAATGGCCGAAACCGCGAGAACCATGGTCAAACTAGAGGTAAGAAGAACTGTGGTGTTAATCGTCAGAAGAGGGATGTTGAGAACCGCCCAAGGGTTGGGCCAGCTGCCGCTTCCCAAGCGAAGCACAATATAACTGCCAATAAGACCGGTAAAAAACATGATTTCAGAGACCAAAAAGATCCACATGCCGCATTTGCCCGGCGACATATCTGGAATCGCCGGTGGGGCTGATTTATCAAGAACCGCCAAATGACTCATCCTATCTCCTTAACTTTTCCCGAATGTTGCGCCGCGCGGATCATTTTGCATGATCCAATCTTGCCCCTCCACGCCGGGGACAGAAAATTCATGGGGACCGCAATACACCGTGGGTGTCACATCAAAATTATGAACCGGCGGAGGAGAGGAGGTGGTCCAAGCCAATGTGGTCGACTGCCAGGGATTGGGCTCTGATTTTTCTTTGCGTAAAAATGTGATCACCAAATTCACAAGAAAAATGAATTGGGCGGCTACCATGATGGAAGCCGACCAAAAAAGAACAGGCTGCCAATGTTGTATGGGAGCCAAGAATTCATAAGCCGAAGGATCAGCAATCCGGCGCATATGCCCATACAAGCCGGTTATCATCATGACAGTGAATAGAACATTCAGACTCAAAAACGTGATCCAGAAATGGAGTTTCCCCAACCCTTCATTCAGCCGAACCCCGAACATTTTGGGAAACCAAAAGTAAATAAAACCAAACACGCCCAAGAG
Coding sequences within it:
- the nreC gene encoding Oxygen regulatory protein NreC, with product MTTTSPLSSAHTRKWRVILVDDHSVVREGFKRKIDESREFSVCGEAGDGVQALGLLAKLKPDIAIIDLNLKGMNGIELIKNIRKRHAKLKILVVSMFDESVYAERALRAGANGYVMKEESIDLTMTALKRIMDGKIHLSEKFSEALLTHAIQGKKSPFLHPIDKLSDRELEVFRLFGQGHKISGIARELNLSIKTVESYRAQIKEKLNLKSAAELDQHAIEWSRNEYLT
- a CDS encoding hypothetical protein (UPF0758 protein) codes for the protein MQENISNSHSGHRDRLKERFRQAYGAGMHDYEVLELLLTYAIPRKDVKPIAKNLLFQFKSLNEVLDASTADIEAVPEMGAHSATLIKLVKEICGLYLARRMENRDLLSSPERVVSFARMKLAGLPHEAFMVIFLNIQNEILAHEIINEGTVDQVAVYPRRIVEKALAHHAAGLIVVHNHPSGYTDPSEEDKRLTHSLKEAALLLSLRVLDHIIVGQRGHFSFLERGLI
- the ctaE_2 gene encoding Cytochrome c oxidase subunit 3 translates to MSHLAVLDKSAPPAIPDMSPGKCGMWIFLVSEIMFFTGLIGSYIVLRLGSGSWPNPWAVLNIPLLTINTTVLLTSSLTMVLAVSAIEQNDSKGAARQLLFTALLGMLFLVIKVFDYLHMIHQGFTISSDLFGSCYYLLTGFHGLHVLSGVILMVYLWKKTKADSFSSENYVRIESSGLYWHFIDVVWVILFAFLCLL